GGGGCCCCACAGATCAGCCTGAAGCCCGCGGTCGCGCCGGTCCTGATTGCCCTCCTGCGCGGTGTAGAACACCGGCACGCCCGCCGCTCGCGCCGCCTGCGCCAGCTGCGCGATATGGGCGATCACCGGCACGAGCGGGGAGGCGTCGGGAGCGAAGACGCGCAGGAAATAGTTCTGCATGTCGTGGATCAGCAGCGCCGCGCGGTCGCGCTCCAGCGTCCACGGCCCGCGCGGGGTGGGCAGTTCCTCGCGGCGCGGCAGGTCGTAGGCGGGAATGGTGGGAAGACCGGGTTTCGCGCTCATCGGGCGGCCTCCTGTTCGAGGAAGCGGCGCCGCAGGCTCGCGCGCAGTTCCTTGCGCGAGACCTTGCCGACCGCCGTGGTCTCGAAGGCATCAACGAAGACGATCTGGTCCGGCACCTTGAAATCGGCGAGTCCGCGCGTGCGCATCCACGCCTTCAGCGCCGCAGCTTTCGGCTTCTCGCCGGAGGCGATGATGAAGGCGCAGGAGCGTTCGCCCAAAAACGCGTCTGGCAGCGACACCACCGCCGCGTCGAACACGCTGGGATGGCCGAGCAGATGGTCCTCGATCTCCTCGGCGGAAATCTTCTCGCCGGCGCGGTTGATGTGGTCGCTGGCGCGGCCCTGCACCACGAGATAGCCCTCAGGCGTGCGCTTCACCACATCGCCGGTGCGGTAATAGCCGTCGGGCGTGAAGGAGCGGGCATTCGCCCCGTCGTTGTTGTGGTAGGCGCGGATCGTGTAGGGCCCGCGCGTGAGCAAATTGCCAGCCTCGCCCTCGGGCACGGGATGGCCGGCATCGTCGAGGATCAGTACCTCGTCGGCGGCGCTGATCGGCCGGCCCTGCGTGTCGGTGATGATGTCTTCCGGGTCGTCGAGGCGGGTGTAGTTCACCAGCCCCTCGGCCATGCCGAACACCTGCTGCAGCGTGCAGCCGAGCACCGGGCGCACGCGGCGGGCCGATTCCGGCAGGAACTTCGCCCCGCCGACCTGCAGCACCTCCAGGGACGACAGGTCGTGCGCGGTCCCCGGTGCCGCCTGCAGCCAGAGCAAAGCGAGCGGCGGCACGAGGCCGGTGATGGTCACGCGCTCGCGGGCGATCAGCGGAAAGGCGACTTCCGGGCTCGGCGAGGGGGCGAGCACGACGCGCGATCCCGCATGGAGCGCGCCGAACACGCCGGGCGAGCTCATGGGGAAATTATGCGCGACGGGCAGCGCCGCGAGATAGACGCTGTCGGGCGTCAGGCCGCAGATCTCGGCGCTCGCCCGGAACGAATAGATGTAGTCGTCATGGGTGCGCGGAATGAGCTTGGAGAGCCCCGTCGAGCCGCCGGAAATCTGCAGGAAGGCAACCTCCGAGGGGTCGGCATCCTCGGGGAGCACCACACCTTCACCGGAGGGCAGCGAGGCGAGCGAGGGGAACTCACCGCCCTCCCCGCCCTCCCCGACCACCACGACATGTTCCACGGCCGGCACCTCGGCGACGACCTGCGCGGCCAATGCGCGGTAGTCGAAGCCGTCATGGCTGGCGGCGATGAGGTAGCCGCGCGCCTCGGCCGTGCGGGCGAAATGGGTGATCTCAACATGGCGATGGGCCGGCAGCGCATAGACCGGGACCAGCCGGGCGCGAAACAGGCCGAACACGACGGACAGGAATTCCGGGATGTTGGGGATCTGCACCACCACCCGGTCGCCGGGTTGAAACCCGATCGCCAGCAGGCCACGGGCGATGCGCTCGGCGCGGGCTTCCAGCTCGGCGAAGCTCCAGCGCTGGTCGCCGCCGACCACGGCGATATGCGCGGGCATCTCCCATACGCGCTGGCGCAGGAAGGAGGTGAAGGTTTCCCCGCGCCAATAGCCGGCGGCGCGGTAGCGCGCGGCAAATTCCGGCGGCCAGACCTGTCGAAGCGGGATCACGCGAAACTCTCCCAAACGCCCTTACGCGCCCGCGTCCAGCGGGCGGCCATCCTCGTCGATGCCGAAAGCCTGCAGCAGCGCGGCGAATTTGGCGGAGGTCTCCTCCCCCTCGGCGGCCGGATCGGAGCCCGGCACGATTCCGGCCCCGGCATAAAGCCGGGCTTCGCCGCCGGCAATGCGCGCGCAGCGAATGGCGACGTGCCAGGCGCCGTCGCCCGCCGCGTCACACCAGCCGACCGCGCCGGCATAAAAGCCCCGGTCATAGCCTTCGAGCGCGGGAATGGCGCGGGCCGCCACCGCGCGCGGCGCGCCGCAGACGGCGGGCGTCGGGTGCAGCAGCGCGGCGAGTTCGAGGCTCGACATGGCGGGATCGCGCAACCGGCCGGCGATGCGCGTGCCGAGGTGCCACATGGTGGCGGTGGAGGTGATCTGCGTGCCCTCCGGCGTGCCAAGCTCGGCGCAATAGGGCGCGAGCTGATCGAGGATGGCCTCCACCACGGCGCGGTGCTCCCGCCCGTCCTTCTCGGAGACGGCGAGCGCCTCAGCCGCCGCGCGGTCATCGCCCGCATCGGCACGGCGGCGGGCCGAGCCGGCGAGCGGGTGGGAGAGAAGGGCCGCGCCGGTCTTGGATATCAGCAGTTCCGGCGTCGCGCCGATGAACACGCCGCCCTCCTCCGTGCCGGCCAGCGGCACGCAGAAGGTGGTGACGCTTTCATCGCGGGCGAGCGCCTGAAGCAGCGCCCCGGCGTCGATCGGCCGGTCGGCGGCAAGCCGCAGGCTGCGCGAGAGCACGATCTTGCGCAGACGCTCGCCGCTCGCATCCGTCTGGCCGCGCGCCATGGCGTCGAGCGCGGCCGTCACCGCCGCGCGATAGGCGGGCAGCGTCGGCTCGGCCATGACCCGCCATTGCGGAGCGCCGGCCGGCGCCAGCGGGCGCGGACCGCTTGCGCGCGGCAGCAGCCCGGACAGGTCCGGACGGCCGGCCTGGCGCGTGAGTTCCGCCGGCTGCAACAGATGGGCCGGCGCGTCCATGTCATAGGGCAGCGCGCCGACCAGCAGGCGCGGACCTTCCGGCCGCGCGGCGAAGTAAGCGCGCACCCGCGCCTCGACCGGCGCCGGGCCTGCCTCCAGCCGCCCAAGGCAGCCCTGCCCGATCAGCGTGTCCTCCCGGCCTGCCAGCACGAAGGGCAGGGCCGGGGCGGACATCGCCGCCGGGCGGATCGCAGATGCCACGCGCTCAGGCCGCGCGGCATCGGTGAGACGGGCATTCATCGGCAGACCCATTGACGGTCCATCCATGCGAGGTGGGCGCCGCTCAGGGCTTGATGAGGGTGACGGTGTCGCCGAAGGGATCGACCATCGGCACCGGACGGCCACGCTCGCCGCCGGGACCACCCGCAGGCGGCGCACCAGCCGGAGCACCTGCCGGAGCACCTGCCGGGGAAGCACCGGCCGGCGCGGCGGCAACCGGCGTCGCACCCGCCGGGGGAGCACCCGCCGGAGGAGCGCCCGCCGGCGCGGCGGCGCCCTCGGGCGGACGCGGACGCGGCACGCTCTTCACCTTGTTCGACACATAGACATTGCCGCTCTCGGCATCGACCGCGATGGTCTGCGGCATGGAGCCGGTGACGACATTGGCGATGGGGTCGAGCGTCTTGGTGTCGATCAGGCTGACGAAACCGCCGGTGCGGTTGGCGACATAGAGGATGCTGCGCTTGGCATCGAGCGCCACGCTCAGCGCGCCGCCGCCGGTCGGGATTTCCTTGATCAGCTTGCCGTCCTTGGCGTCGAGCACGGTGACTTCGCCCGAGCCCTGATTGGCGACGAAGACCTGATCGCCGCTGGCGTCATAGACGAGGTTGATCGCGCCCTCGCCGCCGGTGGGGTAGCGGTTCGTCA
Above is a window of Ancylobacter sp. WKF20 DNA encoding:
- a CDS encoding AMP-binding protein, which translates into the protein MIPLRQVWPPEFAARYRAAGYWRGETFTSFLRQRVWEMPAHIAVVGGDQRWSFAELEARAERIARGLLAIGFQPGDRVVVQIPNIPEFLSVVFGLFRARLVPVYALPAHRHVEITHFARTAEARGYLIAASHDGFDYRALAAQVVAEVPAVEHVVVVGEGGEGGEFPSLASLPSGEGVVLPEDADPSEVAFLQISGGSTGLSKLIPRTHDDYIYSFRASAEICGLTPDSVYLAALPVAHNFPMSSPGVFGALHAGSRVVLAPSPSPEVAFPLIARERVTITGLVPPLALLWLQAAPGTAHDLSSLEVLQVGGAKFLPESARRVRPVLGCTLQQVFGMAEGLVNYTRLDDPEDIITDTQGRPISAADEVLILDDAGHPVPEGEAGNLLTRGPYTIRAYHNNDGANARSFTPDGYYRTGDVVKRTPEGYLVVQGRASDHINRAGEKISAEEIEDHLLGHPSVFDAAVVSLPDAFLGERSCAFIIASGEKPKAAALKAWMRTRGLADFKVPDQIVFVDAFETTAVGKVSRKELRASLRRRFLEQEAAR
- a CDS encoding isochorismate synthase, which gives rise to MGLPMNARLTDAARPERVASAIRPAAMSAPALPFVLAGREDTLIGQGCLGRLEAGPAPVEARVRAYFAARPEGPRLLVGALPYDMDAPAHLLQPAELTRQAGRPDLSGLLPRASGPRPLAPAGAPQWRVMAEPTLPAYRAAVTAALDAMARGQTDASGERLRKIVLSRSLRLAADRPIDAGALLQALARDESVTTFCVPLAGTEEGGVFIGATPELLISKTGAALLSHPLAGSARRRADAGDDRAAAEALAVSEKDGREHRAVVEAILDQLAPYCAELGTPEGTQITSTATMWHLGTRIAGRLRDPAMSSLELAALLHPTPAVCGAPRAVAARAIPALEGYDRGFYAGAVGWCDAAGDGAWHVAIRCARIAGGEARLYAGAGIVPGSDPAAEGEETSAKFAALLQAFGIDEDGRPLDAGA